The Thermococcus sibiricus MM 739 DNA window CAACGCTCTTTAATGCTGCTAAAAAGCGCAATATTCCCAGTAAGAAGTACTTTAAAGTGCTTTACAATTTATTCATTGGCAAAGATAGAGGACCAAGGTTAGCCCCGTTTTTAGCCTCTCTCGATAAAGAATTCGTTATTAAGAGACTTAGACTTGAAGCTTGATTTTTTCTTTTCTACAAATCATCCTCAGCTATATAGATCTTTCCAAGGCGCCAATTTTTTAACCCTTTGATCCTAATCTTCTTGGTGATGGGTATGGAATTTAATTTGATAATAACTGGTGTTGGAGGTCAGGGTGGACTCACGCTTTCAAGAATCATTGGCAATGCTGCAATGAAGGAAGGGTATAATGTTAGAATAGGGGAAACTCTTGGAATGAGTCAGAGATATGGTAGTGTACTTAGTTATCTGCGTTTTGGGGAGGAGGTTTATTCACCTTTAATTGAAGAGGGTGAGGCAGATCTAATGCTAGCTCTTGAGCCTGCAGAAGCTCTGAGGAATTCCCGTTTTTTAAGCGGAAAAAGTTATGCGATAGTTAATGCCTATCCAATCCATACGGCTACAACTCTAATAGGAAAAGAAGAATATCCTGCGATGGAAGAGATTCATAAAGCTCTGGTAAAGATATGTACTGTTGAAATTATGAATTTCCAGGAAGAAGCAGATAAGATCAATCCAAGAACCCTTGGAGTTCTTATGTTAGGCTATGCTCATGGCAGAGGTTTAATACCCTTAAAAAAGGAGAGTCTCGTTGAGGGAATCAAAGAGACGTTGAAATCAAAGTTATGGGAAATTAATATTCAAGCTTTGGAAAGAGGAATTCAACTTGCTAGGTAGCATTTTTTATCTTCCTTCCAAAAATCTCGCCCTTTAGGATCGGGTAGGTACCCCTTTCTCATGACCAAAAAACACTTAAATTATTTAGGTTACTCTAACATAGGTGAGGTCGTTGGAGATAAGTAAACGAGAAGAGGAGTATTTGGAGGTTATTTACCTCCTTCAAAAGAATAAGGGAGTAATTAGAGTTAAAGATATTTCGAAAAGACTGGGGATAAGGCCCCCTAGTGTTGTTGATGCTCTAAAAAAGCTCAGTGAAAAAGGATTTGTTGAATATGAGAAATATGATAGAATCTTGTTAACAAAAAAAGGTATTGAAGTAGCGGAGTCTACTTATCAAAAGCATATTCTTATAGCGAAATTTTTCACTGAAATACTTGGAATCCCTCCGGATATAGCTGAAGAGGATGCATGTCAGTTTGAGCATTATGTCCACGAGATAACGGCAGAAAAAATGAAGGAATTTGCTCAGTACATACAGGATCAATGCCCATATGTACTTAAACAATTTTTGAAAGAACAAAAAGAAAAAAGTTAGGATTGATGTTTTCTTTTCTTAAAATTTAGAGTCAAAAGACACCTCCGAGATAGGCAAAGTAACCAATGAAGATCAGAGCGAGTACATACATAAGCGGGTGTATATCTTTTCCTCTTCCACTGAGGAGCTTTATTATTGTGTAGCTTATGAAACCCATCCCTATTCCATCTGCTATTGAATATGTATAGGGAATTGTCATGAGCACTAGAAATGCAGGTATTGCCTCACTTGCATCGTCAAAGTCCACACCTCTTATTGCACTAAGCATATAGTACCCCACTATAACTAGGGCAGGGGCTGTTGCAAATGCCGGAATTGCTTGAGCCAAGGGGGCTATGAACAACCCTACTGCTAGGAATAAGAGACCTGTAACGAGAGCTGTCATTCCAGTTCTCCCGCCTTCTTCTATACCAGCTGCGCTTTCTATATAGGTGGTAACTGTCGAAGTACCAAGCAACGCTCCAAAACTTGTACCTATTGCATCAGTTAAAAGAACTTTCTCTGCATCAGGAACCTTGCCTTCTTTTGTTAAAAATCCGGCCTTTGCGCTCAATCCAGTGACTGTTCCAAGGGTGTCAAAGAAGTCTACCATGAAGAATGCAAAGACTACTCCAATGGCTCCTACATTGAGAAGGCCCTTAAGATCGAGTTTCAAGAATGTGTAGCTTATATTAGGTGTCGAAAAGATTTGGCTTGGCCATGGAGCAGCTCCAGTTATCCACCCCAAAATGCTCGTGACTAAGATTGATATCAATAAAGCACCTTTTATTCTAAGACTTATGAGGATCGCAGCTAGGAATAGTCCGAATAGGAACAAAAGTCCTTGTTTAGTGACGAGTGCAGATGCATTAAGCCCTGTTAACTGAAGTACCCCTGCCTCATTTACAACTGCTGTTAGGAAACCGACATCGTTGAGACCTATGAATGTTAAGAAAAGGCCTATTCCAGCTCCAACTGCATATTTTTGGCTTAGAGGGATCGCATGGATTATTGCGCTTCTTATTTTGGTCACGGAGAGTATTATGAATAGTATTCCCTCAACAAATACTGCTGCTAAGGCAACTCTCCAGTCATAACCCATCCCAATAACAACATTATAGGCAAAATAGGCGTTAAGACCCATTCCTGGAGCAAGTGCAAAAGGTTTTTTGGCGTATAATCCCATTATTATGGTGGAAATTCCTGAGGCTAGTGCAGTAACTGCTACAAGGGAGCTGAAAGCATCTTTACCCATTGCATCACTTAATATGGCTGGATTCACAAAGAGAATATATGCCATTGTCATGAAGGTTGTAACTCCAGCAAGCACTTCAGTTCTTATATCTGTTCTGTGCTTTTCAAACTCAAAATACCTCTCGAACCATGACATCTCGCTCACCTCTAATTGATACAAAAATGATAAAAAGCCCGAATATTTAAATATTTTTGAACATAAAAATGTCAAACAAAAGGCACAATGCGTTTAAGAAGGGTAATGGTCTGAAGAATGGAGGTGATCCTAATGATAAATGTGAAATTTAGAGAAAAGATCAGGGAATTTGCTCTTGAATATCATAAAAATAATCTTCCCGGAAACGGGAAAATAGAGATTATTCCGAAGGTGAAGGTAGAGGATCCTTATGACCTTAGTCTTGCATATACTCCCGGAGTCGCTGAACCATGCAAAGCCATTGCTAACGGAGAGAGCTATGAAAATTATACCATAATCCCAAACACAGTGGCAGTTATTTCTGATGGGTCTGCAGTTCTTGGTCTTGGTGATGTCGGAATTTTGGCAGGGATGCCAGTTTTAGAAGGGAAATGTGTTCTTTTTAAGGCATTAGCGGGAGTAGATGCTTTTCCAATACTAATTGATACTAAAGATATTGATGAGATTGTAAACACTGTGAAATTAATTTCAAAGGGATTTGGTGGGATAAACCTTGAAGATATATCTGCTCCAAGGTGTTTCGAAATTGAAGAAAAACTAAAGAAGGAATTGGATATCCCGGTTTTTCATGATGATCAACATGGGACTGCCGTTGTTACCCTCGCAGGCCTTATAAATGCATTAAAGATTGTTGGTAAGAAATTTGCAGATATAAAAGTGGTTATAAAAGGGGCAGGTGCAGCAGGGATTGCAATAGCCAAAATACTCCACCAGAGAGGGATTAGAGAAATATTAATAGTTGATAGAAAAGGGATAATACATGAGGGTAGAGAGGATCTGAATCCCTACAAAAGAGAGGTGGCTAAGTTTAACATAAATGGGATAGAAGGAGAATTAATTGATGCTATTAACGGGGCAGATGTTTTTATAGGTGTTAGTGTAGGAGAAAGCGTGAGTAAAGAGGTAATCAGAAGAATGAGTGATGATGCTATTGTTTTTGCTTTGGCAAATCCAATTCCAGAGATCATGCCTGAGAAAGCTAAGGAAGCTGGAGCGAGAATAATCGCTACTGGTAGAAGTGATTATCCAAATCAAATAAACAATGTTCTTGGATTTCCTGGGATATTTAGAGGGGCTTTAGATGTTAGGGCAAGAGAAATAACATTCAACATGAACATAGCAGCGGCCGAGGCAATAGCTAACACTATTTCAGAAGATGAGTTATTTGAGGACTACATAATCCCTACTCCCCTCCATCCGGAAGTTTATCCAAAAACGGCCAGAGCAGTTGCAGAACAAGCAATAAAAGATGGAGTAGCAAGAAAAAAAGTTAGTGGGGAATGGGTGGAAGAGCATATCAAAAAGTTGAGATCATTTTACTGGCATTATATAGCCCCAATAAATAGAAAAAGGAGGAAATTCAAAAAAGAAGTTGATTAAACCTCTTTTAATATTTCCTTTGGAGCATTGGCGAATTCCACTAAATACTCTGCTTCCACTATGTGGAGCTTTCCAGGCACTATCAAAATGTGGGGTTGCTTTCCAAAATCTTCTTTTATCATTTCTCTTACATATCCTGCTTTAAGTGTTGGAGTTAGTGATCCTGCCCGGGCAAGAATGACTACTAATGTATCCTCAGTAAAAATCTCTTCTTTTTTCATTTCTTCAACTTGTAGTAGAATATTCATGGCCTCATTGGCAGTCATATATTTTTTCTGTTCTGCCTTTATGTCAAGGAAGAGAAGTGTATGGAGGCCCCTTTCTTTATTTTCTTTTATTACCTCATAATGGCTTGTTGGAAACCAATTTTTCTCGGGATATGCGACAGTAGCACTCTTACCAAATTTATAAATCTGGAGGCCGGTTATTGAGATAGCGGAGTATATTGATGGAGCATGAATGACATAACTCCTTACCCCCATCTGTTTTGCTCTTATTCTAAGATCTGCATGAGTTGTGGCAACCATGGGATCCCCTGCGGTTAAAAAGGCCACATCCCTTTCTTTGGCGTTATTTAGAACTATCTTTTCAAAGTTCAACTCTACATCCTCCCTGCTTAGAAGCTTTATGGGTTTTCCTATCTGCTGTTCTATTTTTTCTATCGTGGTTCCTGCTAGGAGTGAAGTATAGAACTCCGCAAACACTAAGTCGCAGTTCTTTGCAATCTCTAAACCTTTTAGAGTAATATCCTTCTCATCGTAAAGTCCTAGACCGATGAAATAAATTGACATTTTAATCACCATTTTTCTTATGAAATTGAGGCTAAAAAAGTATTCCAAAAACTTTAAAATGGATGCATCTGAACTTTTTCCGGCAATTTTGATTAAGAATTTTGTTGGAGGGAGTGAAGATGAGGAAGATTGTGGAGAGAGTTAAAGAGAAGACTTCAATTCCAATTTATGAGAGAAAGGTCGAGAATGTATTAAGTGCCATTCTAGCGAGCAATGATCCATGGAAGATAGTTGATCTGAGTGAGGAGCCACTTCCCCTTGTAGTAGCAATTGTTGAGGCCCTTCATGATACAGGGTATGTGGAATTCAAAAATGGCATATTGCTTACTCAAAAAGGTAAAGAGCTTGTGGAAAAGTATGGAATCGGAAAGAGAGAAGATTACACCTGTAAAAATTGTAAAGGAAAGACTGTTGAAGTTGATGCATTTAGTGACCTTCTTGAGCAGTTCAGGGAAATCGTGAAGGAGAGACCTGAACCAAAGCACGAATTTGATCAGGCCTATGTGACCCCAGAGACAACAATCGCAAGAGTGGCTTTAATGCATACGAGAGGTGATTTGAAAAATAAAGAAGTCTTTGTTCTAGGGGATGATGATCTTACAAGCATTGCTCTAATGCTCTCCAGTCTTCCAAAGCGAATTGCTGTTCTTGATATTGATGATAGGCTCACAAACTTCATTAAAAAAACAGCAGAAGAGTTGGGTTATAATAATGTGGAAATATTCACTTTTGATCTTAGAAAGCCCTTACCTGAGTATGCTATTAGGAAATTCGATACCTTTATCACAGACCCTCCCGAGACAGTTGAGGCAATTAGGGCCTTCGTGGGAAGAGGCATAGCCACACTCAAAGGGCCTGGGTGCGCCGGTTACTTTGGAATCACGAGAAGGGAAAGCTCAGTTGATAAGTGGCACCAGATAGAGAAACTCCTTATAACTGAGTTCAATGTTGCTATCACAGATATAATAAGAAACTTCAATGAGTACGTCAACTGGGGATACGTTGAGGAAACAAGAGCCTGGAAGCTTTTACCGATAAAGACCATGCCCACGTACAACTGGTACACGAGCTACATGTTTAGAATTCAAACCATTGAAGGATCTAGGGGTTATGAAGAGGAAATTACTGTTGGCCAAGAACTTTATGACGACGAGGAAAGCTCAACAACTTGACCTTTTCCACATTTTTGTTCCATAAGGTTTAAATTTGTTGTTTAGGAACTTTTTCAGGTGAGAAAAATGAGTGAAAACACTAAGATCACAAAGGAAATGGTCCTTGAAAAGCTCAAGGAAGTAATTGATCCAGAAATTGGAATAGATGTTGTTAATCTGGGCCTTATATATGAACTCAAGATAAACCCAGACAACACGGTCTATGTTAAGATGACTATGACGACTCCAGGGTGTCCCCTCACTATGTGGCTTCTTCAAGCTGTAGAGCAGAAGATTCTGGAAATTCCTGGAGTTAAAGATGCGGAAATAGAGCTCACGTTTGATCCCCCATGGACTCCAGATAGAATAAGCGAAGAGGTCAAAAAAAAGCTGGGAATGCTTTGAGAAATTTTCTATTTTACCTAATGGTTCGAAACCTTTATATAAGAGACTTTGTTATATTAATACGGTGATTCACATGGCTCAGTGGAAGGTTAGGGTTGATCAAGACGTTTGTATAGGAGATGCTATCTGTGCAAGCCTCTGCCCGGATGTCTTCGAGATGAATGATGAGGGAAAAAGCCAAGTAATAGTTGAAATTATCGGAGAAGATCTAATTGATTGCGCCAGAGAGGCCGCTGAAGCCTGTCCTGTGAGCTGTATATACATTGAAGAGGCTTGATCTCTCTGTTGGTTTTTCTTTTGTTTTACTTTTACTTCTCCAAACCTTGCCCTTCGGGGCGGGGGAGGAGATCAGTCTTTATCTTCTTTCCCTCTAAAATATGAGGTATAACCTTTAGTTTGAAAAAAATTTTTAAACTTATGTTTTTCTCTATTTTTGAAGCTCTTTGGAGGTGTCAGAAATGAAGGTTAGTGTTGATAAGGACACATGCATTGGATGTGGAGTATGCGCAAGCATCTGCCCAGATGTTTTTGAGATGGACGACGAGGGAAAAGCCCAAGCACTAGTAACTGAGACCGACCTCGAGTGTGCAAAAGAGGCAGCAGAGAGCTGCCCAACCGGGTCAATCACAGTCGAGTGAATTCTTTTCCTTTTTTATTACTCTTCTCGACTTCGCGGTTTTTGCATGTGCAGTTTTCCATGCCTTTTTGGGAAGAAAAGTTGTCAAAAAGAAAGAACGTCAATCCAGTGTCAGTCCAAACTTTTTCGCCTGTTCGAGCACATATTCCCTAATTTCTTTGGCTTTTGGAAGTTCCGCGACTATTTCTCCGTTTTCGATAAGAGGCTTCAAGAGAGGTTCAACTTTTGCTCCACAAACCGGGCACTTTTCGAGTTTTTTCTCCGCTGGAACCCTGTGATAGTGCCCGTTCTCACAGCGGTACACCTGTTTTCTTCCGCTAAGCTTTCCTCTCTTTGTTAGAGGCTTTCCTTCCACCTCAACAATATCGAGGGAAAAATCCACTGGTTTTGCACTTGCTATACTCCCCCCAACACCAAAGGCATCGGCTACATCTGCAAGCTCTTTAAGACTCTCCTCGTCAAGGCCACCGCTTAAGAAGATTTTCACATGCTCATACCCTCTTAAATCAAGCTCCCATCTTACCTCTTCCACTATGCGCTTGAAGTTTCCTCTCCTTGAGCTTGGTGTGTCAAGTCTCACTGCGTTAAGTCTCTCTCCGAGGGTCTCAGCGGCCATAACTGCTTCGAATTTCTCATCGCAGAGAGTATCTACAAGGGCCGTCCTTGGTACTTCGGGGGGCATGATCTCATCGAAGTACTTCCAGGCCTTTACCTGATCTCCAACTGTTAGGATTAATGCATGGGGCATTGTTCCAACAGCTTTTTCTCCAATCATCTCTGCCCCCAGCACACCGCTTACACCATCGCATCCACCTATAAAAGCTGAACGATCTATCATTGGTGCTATAGCTGGATGCATGTGTCTTATTCCAAATGAATACACTGGTTTAAACTTTGCTGCGATTTTTGTTCTCAATGCTGCAGTTGCGATCCCACTTGCCTGACTTAACATTCCGAGTAAAGCAGTCTCAAAAATTCCAAATTCTTTGTAGTATCCTTCGATTTGCATTACCGACTCAAATGGGTGGAAGATCGTCCCCTCGGGCATAGAGTAAACGTTTACTGGATGTCCTTCTAGGAGCTTTGCGACTTCTTCAACTCCAGCCAAAACTCCCCAATTCCAGCCTTTTGGAAGGGAAGTTGTGGAAATATCGGCAAAAACTTTTTTGTGTATCCCTTTCTCTTCAAGTATCTTTTTAGTCCTGATAAAATAAACATCAGTAGTTTTACCGCTTTTTATCTCATCTTCATGTGCTATGTAAAAATCTTTCATTTTTCTCCACCTCTCATTACATTATTTCCATCAAATTTTAGCTTTTTGGTAGAGGCTAAAACTCAAATTCAACTCCATTTTCCTCTCCTTCCCACAGAACAATTTTATGCAACCTAATCCCTTGGGGTAAGTCCATCTTAACTTGTTCCGCGATCCAAAGAGCAATGTTCTCCGTTGTGGGATTTTCAAAGAGTCTGTTTAGATTTTTATGCCTCAACGGAGCAATAGCATCATTTAATATCTTTCTAAGCTCCAAGAAATCCATTATGTATCCTTCTCTTACTTCCCCTTCAATGAAAATTTCGCCTCTGAAAGTATGTCCGTGAATCTCTTCAAGTTCTCCATTTATCTTTATTGCATGGGCAGCATCAAACACAAACTTTTCCCTAATTCTGGATTTCATATTCCCACCGAAAGAGTTTTTGGGTTTGGTAGTTAAAACACTTTGGTGAGGGCCATGGGTTGCGGGATCGAGGTTCCAGCTCAGAGGGTCTTAGCTGGAGGGGTAATAGTTTATGTTGATAAGGAGAGCTTTTACAGACTTTTGGAGCTTAAAGAGAAGCCTTTTTGTATAGTTGGAGAATTATCTTCAGCTGGCTTTGGCCTAAAAAAGACTAAAGTTACAATTATACCTTTTGAAGGGGCATTGATCGTTTACAGAGGAGAAGTTGAGTTACCTGAAAAGTGCATACTCGTTAAAGCATCGGAGATAAGTATTAGCAAGTGATTATGCAATACCAGACATATTCTTGTATGTTTAAAATAACCCACCGTAATATTTAAAATTGGCAAGAACTTATAAAGGGCAACGAGTTAGTCTTTGGAGGTGATAAGGATGAGATTCACAGTGACATCTGCTTTGCCTTACGCTAATGGCCCTATTCATGCAGGACATTTGGCCGGAGCCTATCTGCCGGCGGATATATTCGTACGTTACTTGAGGTTAAAAGGAGAGGACGTTGTATTTATATGTGGAACAGATGAGCATGGTACACCAATAACTTTCAGAGCCCTTAAAGAAGGAAAGAGCCCAAGGGAAATAGTTGATTACTATCATGAACATATCAAGACAACTTTTGAAAGGGCTAAAATTAGCTTTGA harbors:
- a CDS encoding indolepyruvate oxidoreductase subunit beta; the protein is MEFNLIITGVGGQGGLTLSRIIGNAAMKEGYNVRIGETLGMSQRYGSVLSYLRFGEEVYSPLIEEGEADLMLALEPAEALRNSRFLSGKSYAIVNAYPIHTATTLIGKEEYPAMEEIHKALVKICTVEIMNFQEEADKINPRTLGVLMLGYAHGRGLIPLKKESLVEGIKETLKSKLWEINIQALERGIQLAR
- the dph5 gene encoding diphthine synthase, which produces MSIYFIGLGLYDEKDITLKGLEIAKNCDLVFAEFYTSLLAGTTIEKIEQQIGKPIKLLSREDVELNFEKIVLNNAKERDVAFLTAGDPMVATTHADLRIRAKQMGVRSYVIHAPSIYSAISITGLQIYKFGKSATVAYPEKNWFPTSHYEVIKENKERGLHTLLFLDIKAEQKKYMTANEAMNILLQVEEMKKEEIFTEDTLVVILARAGSLTPTLKAGYVREMIKEDFGKQPHILIVPGKLHIVEAEYLVEFANAPKEILKEV
- a CDS encoding metal-dependent transcriptional regulator, with protein sequence MEISKREEEYLEVIYLLQKNKGVIRVKDISKRLGIRPPSVVDALKKLSEKGFVEYEKYDRILLTKKGIEVAESTYQKHILIAKFFTEILGIPPDIAEEDACQFEHYVHEITAEKMKEFAQYIQDQCPYVLKQFLKEQKEKS
- a CDS encoding 6-pyruvoyl trahydropterin synthase family protein; protein product: MKSRIREKFVFDAAHAIKINGELEEIHGHTFRGEIFIEGEVREGYIMDFLELRKILNDAIAPLRHKNLNRLFENPTTENIALWIAEQVKMDLPQGIRLHKIVLWEGEENGVEFEF
- a CDS encoding bis-aminopropyl spermidine synthase family protein, which gives rise to MRKIVERVKEKTSIPIYERKVENVLSAILASNDPWKIVDLSEEPLPLVVAIVEALHDTGYVEFKNGILLTQKGKELVEKYGIGKREDYTCKNCKGKTVEVDAFSDLLEQFREIVKERPEPKHEFDQAYVTPETTIARVALMHTRGDLKNKEVFVLGDDDLTSIALMLSSLPKRIAVLDIDDRLTNFIKKTAEELGYNNVEIFTFDLRKPLPEYAIRKFDTFITDPPETVEAIRAFVGRGIATLKGPGCAGYFGITRRESSVDKWHQIEKLLITEFNVAITDIIRNFNEYVNWGYVEETRAWKLLPIKTMPTYNWYTSYMFRIQTIEGSRGYEEEITVGQELYDDEESSTT
- a CDS encoding NAD(P)-dependent malic enzyme — protein: MINVKFREKIREFALEYHKNNLPGNGKIEIIPKVKVEDPYDLSLAYTPGVAEPCKAIANGESYENYTIIPNTVAVISDGSAVLGLGDVGILAGMPVLEGKCVLFKALAGVDAFPILIDTKDIDEIVNTVKLISKGFGGINLEDISAPRCFEIEEKLKKELDIPVFHDDQHGTAVVTLAGLINALKIVGKKFADIKVVIKGAGAAGIAIAKILHQRGIREILIVDRKGIIHEGREDLNPYKREVAKFNINGIEGELIDAINGADVFIGVSVGESVSKEVIRRMSDDAIVFALANPIPEIMPEKAKEAGARIIATGRSDYPNQINNVLGFPGIFRGALDVRAREITFNMNIAAAEAIANTISEDELFEDYIIPTPLHPEVYPKTARAVAEQAIKDGVARKKVSGEWVEEHIKKLRSFYWHYIAPINRKRRKFKKEVD
- a CDS encoding ferredoxin, translated to MAQWKVRVDQDVCIGDAICASLCPDVFEMNDEGKSQVIVEIIGEDLIDCAREAAEACPVSCIYIEEA
- a CDS encoding NCS2 family permease codes for the protein MSWFERYFEFEKHRTDIRTEVLAGVTTFMTMAYILFVNPAILSDAMGKDAFSSLVAVTALASGISTIIMGLYAKKPFALAPGMGLNAYFAYNVVIGMGYDWRVALAAVFVEGILFIILSVTKIRSAIIHAIPLSQKYAVGAGIGLFLTFIGLNDVGFLTAVVNEAGVLQLTGLNASALVTKQGLLFLFGLFLAAILISLRIKGALLISILVTSILGWITGAAPWPSQIFSTPNISYTFLKLDLKGLLNVGAIGVVFAFFMVDFFDTLGTVTGLSAKAGFLTKEGKVPDAEKVLLTDAIGTSFGALLGTSTVTTYIESAAGIEEGGRTGMTALVTGLLFLAVGLFIAPLAQAIPAFATAPALVIVGYYMLSAIRGVDFDDASEAIPAFLVLMTIPYTYSIADGIGMGFISYTIIKLLSGRGKDIHPLMYVLALIFIGYFAYLGGVF
- a CDS encoding nicotinate phosphoribosyltransferase, which produces MKDFYIAHEDEIKSGKTTDVYFIRTKKILEEKGIHKKVFADISTTSLPKGWNWGVLAGVEEVAKLLEGHPVNVYSMPEGTIFHPFESVMQIEGYYKEFGIFETALLGMLSQASGIATAALRTKIAAKFKPVYSFGIRHMHPAIAPMIDRSAFIGGCDGVSGVLGAEMIGEKAVGTMPHALILTVGDQVKAWKYFDEIMPPEVPRTALVDTLCDEKFEAVMAAETLGERLNAVRLDTPSSRRGNFKRIVEEVRWELDLRGYEHVKIFLSGGLDEESLKELADVADAFGVGGSIASAKPVDFSLDIVEVEGKPLTKRGKLSGRKQVYRCENGHYHRVPAEKKLEKCPVCGAKVEPLLKPLIENGEIVAELPKAKEIREYVLEQAKKFGLTLD
- a CDS encoding ferredoxin, translating into MKVSVDKDTCIGCGVCASICPDVFEMDDEGKAQALVTETDLECAKEAAESCPTGSITVE